In Geminicoccaceae bacterium, a single window of DNA contains:
- a CDS encoding putative toxin-antitoxin system toxin component, PIN family: protein MRYVLDTNVVVAALRSPKGASAALIESAFDGAFTPVLSVPLVLEYEAVTSDPAQRIESGLSIEQVRTVVTALCAVGDPVEAHYLWRPQLRDPADEMVLEAAINGQADALVTFNVRDFGKAPEQFGIALISPQEALRRIKT from the coding sequence ATGAGATATGTCCTCGACACCAATGTTGTCGTTGCGGCCCTGCGCAGCCCGAAAGGCGCGTCTGCCGCACTGATCGAGAGCGCGTTCGATGGCGCCTTCACGCCGGTCCTGTCCGTACCGCTGGTGCTGGAATATGAGGCGGTGACCTCCGATCCGGCGCAGCGGATCGAATCCGGCCTGAGCATCGAGCAGGTACGCACGGTCGTCACCGCGCTGTGCGCGGTCGGCGATCCGGTCGAGGCGCATTATCTCTGGCGTCCGCAATTGCGTGACCCGGCCGACGAGATGGTTCTCGAAGCCGCGATCAACGGACAGGCGGACGCTCTGGTGACATTCAATGTACGGGATTTCGGCAAGGCCCCGGAGCAGTTCGGCATTGCCCTGATCTCGCCGCAAGAAGCCTTGAGGAGGATCAAGACATGA
- a CDS encoding DUF1738 domain-containing protein, with protein sequence MKTDLYQRVTDKIVADLEAGVRPWMKPWNADHAAGRITKPLRHNGQPYQGINIIMLWSAAVIKDFNAPIWMTFRQAKELGGHVKKGEKGELVVYADRFRKTEVDEATGDEQQREIPFLKSYTAFNVEQIEGLPEQYYALAEAQADPVERIEQAEAFFAATGADIRHGGNRAFYRPADDLVQMPPFETFRDAESYYATLAHECVHWTKHEKRLDRDLGRTRWGDEGYAREELVAELGSAFLAADLGLDLEPRDDHAAYIASWLKVLKDDKRAIFQATAHAQRAADFLHGLQAKTADNPAMAEAA encoded by the coding sequence ATGAAAACCGATCTCTATCAACGCGTCACCGACAAGATCGTCGCCGATCTTGAAGCGGGCGTGCGCCCGTGGATGAAGCCATGGAACGCCGACCATGCGGCGGGGCGGATCACCAAGCCCCTGCGCCACAACGGCCAGCCCTATCAGGGCATCAATATCATCATGCTCTGGTCGGCGGCGGTCATCAAAGACTTCAACGCGCCGATCTGGATGACCTTCCGGCAGGCCAAGGAACTCGGCGGGCATGTCAAAAAGGGCGAGAAAGGCGAACTGGTCGTCTATGCCGACCGCTTTCGCAAGACGGAAGTCGACGAGGCCACAGGCGACGAACAACAGCGCGAAATCCCCTTCCTCAAAAGCTATACCGCGTTCAATGTCGAGCAGATCGAGGGCTTGCCCGAACAGTACTACGCCCTTGCCGAGGCGCAGGCCGATCCCGTGGAACGGATCGAACAGGCCGAGGCGTTCTTCGCCGCCACCGGGGCCGATATCCGCCACGGCGGCAACCGGGCGTTTTATCGTCCCGCCGACGATCTCGTGCAGATGCCGCCGTTCGAGACGTTCAGGGACGCGGAAAGCTACTACGCCACGCTGGCGCATGAATGCGTCCACTGGACCAAACACGAGAAGCGTCTTGACCGGGATCTGGGGCGCACGCGGTGGGGCGATGAAGGCTATGCCCGCGAGGAACTGGTGGCCGAACTCGGCAGCGCCTTTCTGGCCGCCGATCTTGGCCTCGATCTGGAACCCCGCGACGATCACGCCGCCTATATCGCCTCATGGCTCAAGGTCCTGAAAGACGACAAGCGGGCGATCTTTCAGGCTACGGCGCACGCCCAGCGCGCCGCCGATTTCCTCCACGGTTTGCAAGCGAAGACAGCCGACAACCCGGCCATGGCCGAGGCGGCATAA
- a CDS encoding ParB/RepB/Spo0J family partition protein, with product MNLQQISLDQLKTTSVNVRKKGGKDIADLLPSIRSLGLLQPLLVRPNCEGFEIVAGQRRYHALCTLAAETDGIAEPVPCIVMEDGEDAKAIEASLAENLARLPMDEIDQYRAFAALVKQGLDAEEIAARFGVTERLVRQRLAIANLHGPILTAYRRGEVDASTVRLLTMATTTQQKAWWKLHQSEDEWAPTGYQLKNWLFGGAQIPTDNALFDLSDYSGAIIGDLFGEEEYFGEAETFWTHQNAAIAAAKERYLADGWADVIILDIGEHFPAYDHVDTAKEDGGKVFVTAGRDGAVAFYEGQNCPARTHIRAREKAEKSGGTGEAATVNKPELTKAMQNYLDLHRHSAVRTALLADSGIALRLVVAQMIAGSDLWTVHAEPQKAASEAIAESLAANGAETAFADEHKAVLERLGIETGGRASLVPLKGDWQNTPDLHDLFACLLAMSDEDVMRVLTFVAAATLASGTAMVEVLGMLLGVEMAQGWQPDDTFFDLLRDKRAINAMVGEIAGQDAANANIAGTAKVKKKIIGNCLDGTRQAEVENWQPRYMAFPMRGYVENGGIAAIDRWQAVRQHYAG from the coding sequence ATGAACCTGCAACAGATCAGCCTCGACCAACTCAAGACCACCTCCGTCAATGTCAGGAAGAAAGGCGGCAAGGACATCGCCGACCTTCTGCCCAGCATCCGCTCGCTCGGGCTCCTGCAGCCCTTGCTCGTGCGGCCCAACTGCGAGGGTTTCGAGATCGTTGCCGGGCAGCGGCGCTATCATGCGCTGTGTACGCTGGCGGCAGAGACGGACGGCATAGCCGAGCCCGTGCCCTGCATCGTCATGGAGGACGGCGAGGATGCCAAAGCGATAGAAGCTTCGCTCGCCGAGAACCTCGCCCGCCTGCCCATGGACGAGATCGACCAGTACCGCGCGTTCGCGGCGCTCGTGAAGCAGGGGCTGGATGCCGAGGAGATCGCCGCGCGGTTCGGCGTGACAGAGCGGCTTGTCCGCCAGCGGCTGGCGATTGCCAATTTGCACGGGCCAATTCTCACCGCCTATCGCCGTGGTGAGGTCGACGCCTCCACCGTCCGCCTTCTGACCATGGCGACGACCACCCAACAAAAGGCATGGTGGAAGCTGCACCAGAGCGAAGACGAATGGGCACCAACCGGATACCAGCTCAAAAACTGGCTGTTCGGCGGGGCGCAGATTCCGACCGACAACGCCCTGTTCGATCTTTCCGACTATTCCGGTGCGATCATCGGCGATCTGTTTGGCGAGGAGGAATATTTCGGCGAGGCTGAGACCTTCTGGACGCATCAGAACGCGGCGATTGCGGCGGCGAAGGAACGCTATCTCGCGGACGGCTGGGCGGATGTCATCATTCTCGACATCGGCGAGCATTTTCCGGCGTACGATCATGTCGACACGGCGAAGGAAGACGGCGGCAAGGTCTTTGTCACGGCCGGGCGTGACGGAGCCGTGGCTTTCTACGAGGGGCAAAACTGTCCCGCAAGGACCCACATCCGCGCACGGGAGAAAGCGGAAAAATCGGGCGGGACGGGCGAAGCGGCAACGGTGAACAAGCCCGAACTGACCAAGGCCATGCAGAACTATCTGGACCTGCATCGGCACAGCGCCGTGCGCACGGCCTTGCTTGCCGACAGCGGTATCGCCCTGCGGCTGGTCGTGGCGCAGATGATCGCCGGATCCGATCTCTGGACCGTTCACGCCGAGCCGCAGAAAGCAGCGAGCGAGGCGATTGCGGAAAGTCTGGCGGCAAACGGAGCCGAAACCGCTTTTGCCGACGAGCACAAGGCGGTGCTGGAACGTCTCGGGATCGAGACCGGAGGCCGCGCCTCACTCGTCCCGCTCAAGGGCGACTGGCAGAACACGCCCGACCTGCACGACCTCTTCGCCTGCCTGCTGGCGATGAGCGACGAGGATGTCATGCGCGTTCTGACCTTCGTTGCCGCCGCGACGCTGGCCAGCGGCACGGCCATGGTCGAGGTTCTGGGCATGTTGCTCGGCGTCGAAATGGCGCAAGGCTGGCAGCCGGACGACACCTTCTTCGACCTCCTGCGCGACAAGCGGGCAATCAACGCCATGGTCGGCGAGATTGCCGGACAGGATGCGGCCAACGCCAACATCGCCGGGACGGCCAAGGTGAAGAAGAAAATCATCGGCAATTGTCTCGACGGCACGCGGCAAGCGGAAGTCGAAAACTGGCAACCGCGCTACATGGCCTTCCCCATGCGCGGCTATGTCGAGAACGGCGGGATCGCCGCCATCGACCGCTGGCAGGCTGTTCGCCAGCACTATGCGGGGTAG
- a CDS encoding zeta toxin family protein: MAGPLRPVMTVIAGPNGSGKTTLTKKLLGHEWTRGAAYINADEIARDRFGDWNSPQAVVQAAEYADKQRATYIENGENFAYETVFSTQKRVDDLTRAHDAGFFLRFFFVATADPSINIARVKRRVQSGGHDVPEERIVERYHRSVANLLPALRIADRGYVIDNSADDRDSRMLFRTVAGWIKRVYGTELPGWSNAAFSALPRDEAAPGALPRPPGPS; the protein is encoded by the coding sequence ATGGCCGGGCCGCTCAGACCGGTCATGACCGTCATCGCCGGGCCGAACGGGTCCGGGAAAACTACCCTGACAAAAAAGCTGCTCGGACATGAATGGACGCGCGGTGCCGCCTACATCAATGCCGACGAGATCGCCCGCGACCGTTTCGGCGACTGGAATTCGCCGCAAGCCGTTGTCCAGGCCGCCGAATACGCCGACAAGCAGCGCGCCACCTATATCGAAAACGGTGAGAACTTCGCCTACGAGACCGTCTTCTCGACGCAAAAGCGGGTCGACGATCTGACACGGGCGCATGATGCCGGGTTCTTCCTGCGCTTTTTCTTCGTCGCCACGGCCGATCCCTCCATCAACATCGCCCGTGTGAAACGCCGCGTGCAATCCGGCGGGCACGATGTTCCCGAGGAGCGGATCGTCGAGCGCTATCACCGCTCCGTCGCCAATCTCCTGCCTGCGCTACGGATCGCCGATCGCGGCTATGTCATCGACAACTCCGCCGACGACCGCGACTCGCGAATGCTCTTTCGCACCGTGGCGGGCTGGATCAAGCGGGTCTACGGCACGGAACTGCCGGGCTGGTCGAACGCCGCATTCTCCGCACTCCCTCGCGATGAGGCCGCACCGGGAGCCCTGCCGCGCCCGCCCGGCCCGTCTTGA
- a CDS encoding recombinase family protein, whose protein sequence is MKNRKIGYLRVSTQEQRPDRQIAGLSNLCDELHIEKMSAATTARPVYEAVIAKLRPGDTLVIWDLDRAYRSTVDALLEAEKLRAREIDFQIVSLQVDTSTPAGMLTYTVMAAFAEFERRMISKRTKEGLAAARLRGKRIGRPPKLSSAQLRDARRRLQDDHVTVASIADEFDVAPWTLTRALRREV, encoded by the coding sequence ATGAAGAACAGAAAAATCGGATATCTGCGGGTCTCGACGCAGGAACAGCGGCCCGATCGGCAGATCGCGGGCCTCTCAAACCTGTGCGATGAGCTGCATATCGAGAAAATGTCGGCGGCAACCACGGCGCGTCCCGTCTATGAGGCCGTGATCGCAAAACTCCGGCCTGGCGATACGCTGGTGATCTGGGATCTGGACCGGGCCTACCGCTCGACCGTCGATGCGCTGCTCGAAGCGGAGAAGCTGCGCGCCCGCGAGATCGACTTTCAGATTGTCTCGCTGCAGGTCGATACCTCGACGCCAGCGGGGATGCTGACCTACACGGTCATGGCGGCCTTTGCCGAGTTCGAGCGGCGGATGATCTCCAAACGGACGAAAGAAGGGCTGGCCGCTGCAAGATTGCGCGGCAAGCGGATCGGCAGGCCGCCGAAGCTCTCATCAGCGCAGCTCCGCGATGCACGGCGGCGATTGCAAGATGATCACGTCACTGTCGCCAGTATTGCCGATGAGTTCGACGTCGCGCCTTGGACGCTGACGCGGGCTCTGCGGCGGGAGGTCTGA
- a CDS encoding IS1 family transposase: MCYLTRCILGVHVGGRSADDLKSFLKSFPQAQGRITFTDDLAAYAAVLPKGAHFTGKMHTQRLESLNANVRHHLARSRRKTRCTTKCPRMAYLSALLFMQAHNKKLFS, from the coding sequence ATGTGTTATCTCACAAGATGTATCCTCGGCGTTCATGTGGGCGGACGAAGCGCCGACGACCTGAAGAGCTTTCTCAAATCGTTTCCCCAAGCCCAGGGGCGCATCACCTTCACCGACGATCTCGCCGCCTACGCGGCCGTGCTGCCGAAAGGCGCACATTTCACCGGCAAGATGCACACGCAACGGCTCGAAAGCCTCAACGCCAACGTCCGTCATCATCTCGCCCGATCCCGCCGCAAAACACGATGCACCACCAAATGCCCGCGCATGGCCTACCTCTCCGCGCTGCTCTTCATGCAGGCGCATAATAAAAAGCTATTTAGTTAG
- a CDS encoding IS1 family transposase translates to MGDGIRRRALQLYLEGMGFRAIGRVLGVSNVAVLKWIRAFGEEVERMRRPGPPPKIAMIDEMWHFVHAKKTNAGCGYRCVISQDVSSAFMWADEAPTT, encoded by the coding sequence ATGGGAGACGGGATCAGACGTCGGGCGTTGCAGCTCTATCTCGAGGGCATGGGCTTTCGCGCGATCGGGCGGGTTCTGGGTGTTTCGAATGTCGCCGTTCTCAAATGGATCCGGGCTTTTGGCGAGGAGGTCGAGCGGATGCGCAGGCCCGGTCCGCCGCCGAAGATCGCGATGATCGACGAGATGTGGCACTTCGTTCATGCCAAAAAAACGAATGCTGGCTGTGGATATCGATGTGTTATCTCACAAGATGTATCCTCGGCGTTCATGTGGGCGGACGAAGCGCCGACGACCTGA
- a CDS encoding IS256 family transposase — MPARKKPVLSDELVDQLMAGRDPSTMFDKGGLLDDLKRSIAERVLNAEMDHHLAAEVADGGSNSRNGYGKKTVITDSGKLGIAVPRDRLSTFEPQLIAKYRRRLPGFDEKIISMYARGMTVREIRGHLDEIYGVDVSPELISAVTDDILDEVAEWQNRPLESLYPLVFFDALRVKIRDEGMVRNKAVYVALGVRLDGQKEILGLWIEQTEGAKFWLRVMNELKNRGIEDILIAIVDGLKGFPDAITAVFPQTQVQTCIVHLIRNSLDFVSYKDRRAVAAELKTVYRAKDADAGMAALEAFDASDWGQKYPAIAMSWRRNWQAVIPFFAFADDVRRIIYTTNAIEALNSKLRRAVRTRGHFPNDESAMKLLFLVLNLAEKEWRMPPREWAMAKAQFAILFEDRLRAA; from the coding sequence ATGCCAGCACGCAAGAAGCCTGTTTTGTCGGATGAACTCGTCGACCAGTTGATGGCCGGCCGTGACCCGTCGACGATGTTCGACAAGGGTGGGTTATTGGATGATCTCAAGCGCTCGATCGCCGAGCGGGTTTTGAATGCCGAGATGGACCATCACCTAGCCGCTGAGGTGGCGGATGGTGGCAGCAATAGCCGCAACGGCTATGGCAAGAAGACGGTGATCACGGACAGCGGCAAACTGGGGATTGCCGTGCCGCGGGATCGCCTTTCGACTTTCGAGCCGCAGCTCATCGCGAAATATCGCCGGCGACTGCCGGGCTTCGACGAAAAGATCATCTCGATGTACGCCCGCGGCATGACGGTCAGGGAGATCCGCGGTCATCTGGACGAGATTTATGGCGTTGACGTCTCCCCCGAGCTGATCAGTGCGGTGACCGACGACATCCTGGACGAGGTTGCCGAATGGCAGAACCGGCCGCTGGAAAGCCTTTATCCGCTGGTCTTTTTCGATGCCTTGAGGGTCAAGATCCGCGACGAGGGGATGGTCCGCAACAAGGCGGTCTATGTCGCGCTCGGTGTTCGGCTCGACGGCCAGAAGGAGATCCTCGGGCTCTGGATCGAACAGACAGAGGGCGCGAAATTCTGGCTGCGGGTGATGAATGAGCTGAAAAACCGGGGCATCGAGGATATCCTGATCGCAATCGTCGATGGCCTGAAGGGGTTTCCGGACGCGATCACGGCCGTGTTCCCGCAGACCCAAGTGCAGACCTGTATCGTGCACCTGATCCGCAACTCATTGGATTTCGTCAGCTACAAGGACCGCCGGGCCGTCGCCGCCGAACTGAAGACCGTTTACCGGGCCAAGGATGCCGACGCCGGAATGGCGGCGCTGGAGGCGTTCGATGCCAGCGATTGGGGGCAAAAATACCCGGCCATCGCCATGTCCTGGCGTCGCAACTGGCAGGCCGTGATACCGTTCTTCGCCTTTGCCGACGACGTTCGCCGGATCATCTACACCACCAACGCGATCGAAGCCCTGAACAGCAAACTGCGCCGCGCGGTGCGCACCCGTGGTCATTTCCCGAATGACGAGAGCGCCATGAAGCTGCTCTTCCTGGTCTTGAACCTGGCCGAAAAGGAGTGGAGAATGCCGCCACGCGAATGGGCCATGGCCAAGGCACAGTTCGCCATTCTCTTCGAAGACCGCCTCCGGGCCGCCTGA
- the deoA gene encoding thymidine phosphorylase: MLPQELIRRKRDGKALENTEIDALVHGIADGRLSDSQVGALAMAIFLNGMSTAETVALTLAMRSSGAVLDWSDLPGPVVDKHSTGGVGDKVSLILAPLLAACGLYVPMISGRGLGHTGGTLDKLESIDGYVTFPDTEHFRRIVRDVGCAIVGATADLAPADRRLYAVRDVTATVESLPLITASILSKKLAAGPRTLVMDVKTGSGAFMADPDDARALARSLVDVANGAGLPTSALITDMNQVLGCNAGNALEVAEAARFLRGDHRDPRLLEITLALGENLLVANGVADARDRLVRALENGAAAERFGAMVRASGGTDILDHTDRLPVAPVQRPVAAPRGGHVRSIDVRMLGLAVIELGGGRVRADQNVDFAVGLSSVLARGASVAAGDPLAIVHARDEATAQKAVGMVGMAFTLKEGLLPPAPVILETVTAS, encoded by the coding sequence ATGCTGCCGCAGGAACTCATCCGCAGGAAGCGTGACGGCAAGGCGCTGGAAAACACCGAGATCGACGCGCTCGTTCACGGTATCGCCGACGGCCGTCTTTCGGACAGCCAGGTCGGCGCGCTGGCCATGGCCATCTTTCTGAACGGCATGTCGACGGCCGAGACCGTGGCCCTTACCCTGGCGATGCGCTCATCCGGTGCAGTGCTCGACTGGTCGGACCTGCCTGGTCCCGTGGTCGACAAGCATTCGACGGGCGGAGTGGGCGACAAGGTCAGCCTGATCCTTGCGCCGCTGCTGGCCGCCTGCGGCCTCTACGTGCCGATGATCTCCGGCCGTGGCCTCGGGCATACGGGCGGAACGCTGGACAAGCTCGAAAGTATCGACGGTTACGTGACGTTTCCCGATACGGAACATTTCCGCCGCATTGTTCGCGATGTGGGGTGTGCGATCGTTGGCGCCACGGCCGATCTGGCGCCCGCGGATCGCCGTCTCTATGCGGTGCGCGATGTCACGGCCACGGTGGAGAGCCTGCCGCTGATCACCGCATCCATCCTTTCCAAGAAGCTTGCTGCCGGCCCCCGGACGCTGGTCATGGATGTCAAGACGGGAAGCGGCGCGTTCATGGCCGACCCCGACGACGCCCGTGCCCTCGCACGTTCGCTGGTCGATGTGGCCAACGGCGCGGGCCTTCCCACGTCGGCATTGATTACCGACATGAACCAGGTGCTGGGTTGCAATGCCGGCAATGCGCTGGAGGTTGCCGAGGCGGCAAGGTTCCTGCGCGGGGACCATCGCGACCCGCGCCTGCTCGAGATCACATTGGCGCTGGGGGAAAATCTGCTTGTCGCAAATGGCGTTGCCGATGCGCGGGACCGCCTCGTCCGTGCGCTCGAAAACGGTGCCGCGGCCGAGCGCTTTGGCGCCATGGTGCGGGCGTCGGGCGGAACCGATATCCTCGATCATACGGACAGACTGCCCGTAGCACCGGTTCAAAGGCCCGTGGCGGCACCGCGCGGCGGCCATGTCCGGTCGATCGACGTTCGCATGCTGGGATTGGCCGTGATCGAGCTCGGTGGCGGGCGCGTCCGCGCGGACCAGAACGTCGACTTCGCTGTCGGTCTGTCATCGGTGCTGGCGCGGGGAGCATCCGTGGCGGCAGGAGATCCGCTCGCCATCGTTCACGCCCGCGACGAGGCCACTGCGCAAAAGGCCGTCGGCATGGTCGGCATGGCGTTCACGCTCAAGGAAGGCTTGCTCCCGCCCGCACCCGTGATTCTGGAGACTGTTACCGCCTCCTGA
- the deoC gene encoding deoxyribose-phosphate aldolase, with product MTDQAANRDTIDNLVARARATQADAISARRIVPLVDLTSLSGNETEADIARLCNSAVTADVAAVCVHAQHVPQARARLASSNVRLATVVAFPHGGDDILQAADDSAAAVADGADEIDVVAPLKAVMSGDIGLVGELVECCRAAIGPQVKLKLIVETGTLGESSLITAVARSAVMAGADMLKTSTGKVPVGATLEAAALLLAVVQEAEGRVGLKLSGGIRTPDEAAAYLAMVDRVMGEDWVSRDHLRFGASSLLDGLLAVR from the coding sequence ATGACTGATCAGGCGGCGAACCGTGACACCATTGACAACCTTGTCGCTCGGGCGCGCGCGACGCAGGCCGATGCCATCTCCGCTCGTCGAATTGTTCCGCTCGTCGATCTGACCTCGCTGTCGGGCAATGAAACCGAGGCGGATATCGCGCGCCTGTGCAATTCGGCTGTCACTGCCGATGTCGCTGCCGTATGTGTCCATGCGCAGCACGTTCCGCAGGCCCGGGCACGGCTCGCTTCCTCGAATGTAAGGCTGGCGACGGTCGTGGCTTTTCCCCACGGTGGGGACGATATCCTTCAGGCAGCGGACGACAGTGCGGCGGCGGTAGCCGACGGTGCCGACGAAATCGACGTGGTCGCTCCACTCAAGGCCGTCATGTCTGGCGATATCGGCCTTGTCGGTGAATTGGTCGAATGTTGCCGGGCGGCGATAGGTCCCCAGGTGAAACTCAAGCTCATCGTCGAAACCGGCACGCTTGGGGAAAGTTCCCTGATCACGGCAGTCGCCCGTTCGGCCGTCATGGCAGGTGCGGACATGCTGAAGACGTCGACGGGCAAGGTTCCCGTCGGTGCCACGCTTGAAGCGGCGGCGTTGCTGCTGGCCGTGGTCCAGGAAGCCGAAGGGCGCGTCGGCCTCAAGCTTTCCGGTGGCATCCGCACTCCGGACGAGGCTGCTGCCTATCTCGCGATGGTCGACCGGGTGATGGGCGAAGACTGGGTGAGCCGCGATCATCTGCGTTTCGGCGCGTCGAGCCTGCTGGATGGATTGCTGGCGGTGCGCTGA
- a CDS encoding purine-nucleoside phosphorylase, with translation MSDLLEAARGVRARAYAAYSKFSVGCAIRTVSGTVFTGANVENAAYPLGHCAERSAVSAMIAAGESRIAEVAVAGSGERPCAPCGGCRQLLYEHATAIAPVHMVGTSGECLTMSIGDLLPAAFGPADLVKSGGGGEGQSSAPGAMDDVLEAAHALRPRLGLVLGSGLAPVMDQIHVAHSFDLTRLLPGPDRPVEGHGRRLVLGHAGNLPVVCIEGRSHLYEGDIKAPVRLVRLVRDLGVDALLLTSAVGGIRDGFDAGTIVCIDDHINLTGINPLSGVNDDDYGPRFPDMSEAYDRRLRNLLDRASVASGIPLEHGIYAGWMGPSFETPAEIRMMSLLGGDVVGMSVVAEAIAAAHAGLPLAALSIVVNRAAGLDAGKLSHAETLEQGQRAVPRVARLIGAFTEIFS, from the coding sequence CCCGCGCCTATGCGGCCTATTCGAAGTTCTCCGTCGGTTGTGCCATCCGCACAGTATCGGGAACCGTATTCACGGGGGCCAACGTGGAGAATGCCGCGTATCCATTGGGGCATTGTGCCGAGCGTAGCGCGGTATCGGCCATGATCGCCGCGGGCGAAAGCCGGATCGCCGAAGTCGCTGTCGCCGGCAGCGGAGAGCGTCCATGTGCGCCCTGTGGCGGTTGCAGGCAATTGCTGTACGAACACGCCACTGCCATTGCTCCCGTCCATATGGTGGGCACGAGTGGGGAATGTCTGACGATGAGTATCGGCGATCTGCTTCCCGCGGCCTTCGGGCCGGCCGATTTGGTCAAATCCGGTGGCGGAGGCGAAGGACAGAGTTCTGCTCCGGGCGCCATGGATGACGTGCTGGAAGCGGCGCACGCGCTTCGTCCACGGCTGGGGCTGGTTCTGGGGTCGGGACTTGCGCCGGTCATGGACCAGATCCATGTGGCGCACAGCTTCGACCTGACAAGATTGCTTCCCGGTCCGGACCGCCCGGTGGAGGGGCATGGACGCCGTCTCGTCCTCGGGCATGCCGGCAATCTTCCGGTGGTTTGCATCGAGGGGCGTTCGCACCTTTACGAGGGCGACATCAAGGCGCCGGTTCGGCTGGTCCGCCTGGTCAGGGATCTTGGCGTCGATGCCCTGCTGCTCACCAGCGCAGTCGGCGGGATTCGCGACGGGTTTGACGCCGGCACGATCGTTTGCATCGACGACCATATCAATCTTACGGGCATCAATCCGCTGTCCGGTGTCAACGACGACGACTACGGACCGCGCTTCCCCGACATGAGCGAGGCCTATGACCGACGTTTGCGGAACCTGCTCGATCGCGCATCAGTGGCGTCGGGTATCCCTCTCGAACATGGGATCTATGCCGGCTGGATGGGACCGTCGTTCGAGACACCGGCCGAGATCCGCATGATGAGCCTTCTGGGCGGCGACGTGGTCGGAATGTCGGTGGTGGCCGAAGCGATTGCCGCGGCCCATGCCGGGTTGCCGCTTGCCGCGCTCTCCATCGTGGTCAATCGTGCTGCCGGTCTCGATGCCGGCAAGCTCAGCCATGCCGAAACTCTTGAGCAGGGCCAGCGGGCCGTACCGCGAGTGGCCCGGTTGATCGGCGCTTTCACGGAGATTTTTTCATGA